The region CAACTAcaactttcacactctactatctacacattttctctatcccttcaactaCCCCTTTCACAACCTTTGAAATACTAACAATGCTGTCCACATGGACCAATAATACAGATTGCTGCAAATGGAAACACATTCTCTGCAACCATCAAAGTGGTCATGTACAAGTGCTTGATCTTCATGGAAACTACCACTATACACCGTATTTGAGAGGTACAATCAACGTCACTTCATTGATTTTCTTGCCATATATTCAACACCTGGATCTCAGCCATAACTATTTTGTAATGAGTTACATCCAAGAGTTCACGGGCTCCTTCACCAACTTAAGATATCTTGATCTCTCCCATTCTTCTTTTGGAGGGAGGATTCCTTCTACACTTGGAAATCTCTTACAACTACGCTATCTAGATCTTGGGGATAATATTCTCTGAGGAGAAATTCCCTTTCAGATAGGAAGGTCCCATTCCAGATGAATTTGGGAAAGTGATGAACTCTCTTGAATATCTTAATCTTTCTGATAACAAACTAAAAGGCAAGGTTCCGTCTTCATTTGGAAGCATGTGCAGATTACAGGGATTAGAACTCTCAAATAACAAGTTGAATGGCAAATTTCCGAACTTCATTCAAAATTCTCATGGTGCAGCAGACACATATTTGGGGCGTTGAAATTATCTTATAACCAAATTACTGGCGAGATACCCGAGAGCATCAGACTGTTGTATAAGCTGGAGGTTTTATCATTGCAGTGGAATTCTTTGGAGGGTAATGTCACTGAAGCTCATCTTTCTAATTTTTCCAAATTACATTACTTATCCTTGTCACACAACTCATTATCTCTAAACTTTGTCTCTAGTTGGGTTCCTCCTTTTCAATTAAGTTATTTGGCTCTTGCATCTTGCAAGCTAGGTCCGAATTTTCCTAGTTGGCTCCAAACTCAAAACTCCTTAATGTGGCTAGATATATCTGATAATGGGCTCAATGATTTCATACCAAAATGGTTTTGGAAGAAGTTGCAAACTATGTACGAGTTGAATATCTGTCACAATAATCTCATTGGTTCAATTCCTAATTTACAATTGAAGCTTGCTTACAGGccatcaataaatttaaattcaaataaatttgaggGAAAGTTCCATTATTTCTGCTACAAGCTTCCGAGTTGTTACTTTCTGGAAATAAATTTTCAGATTTATTTTCACTCTTATGTGGAAACGTTAAAGCTGAAAACATGGCCACTTTAGATTTATCGGATAATCAAATAAACGGGGAACTTCCAGATTGCTGGAAATCTGTAAATCGATTATTGTTTCTTGATTTAAGCAACAATCTATTGTCAGGAACGATTCCTATCTCTGTGGGCACCCTTGTTAAATTGGAAGCTTTGGTTTTACGAAACAATAGTTTAATGGGTGAATTGCCTTCCTCTTTGAAGAATTGCAGCAATTTAATTATGTTGGATGTGAGTGAGAATATGTTGTCTGGTCCAATACCATCATGGGTTGGAGAAAGAATGCTGCAATTGACGATCTTGATCATGCGAGGGAATCACTTATCTGGAAATCTTCCCTTTCATCTATGTTATTTGAAGCGTATTCAATTGTTGGATCTTTCCCAGAATAAATTTTCAGAAGGGATTCCAACTTGCTTAAACAATATTACTGAATTATCTGAAGAAAGCATCAACCAAAACTGAAGCCCAAAGTCGTGTGCATTGGTACAACAGAACTTACTCtgaaatgtatagttttttcaGTGGTACTTATTATGCACTTCACATAACATGGACGTGGAAAGGTGTGGAACGCAGCTTCAAACATCCTGAACTGATACTTCAAAGCATTGATCTCTCATGTAACAATTTTACAGGTGAAATACCAAGAGAGATTATGTGCATGCGCGGGTTGGTTTCTTTGAATTTATCAAGAAACAATTTGAGTGGAGAAATTCCTTCGGAGATTGGGAATTTAAAGTCACTAGATTCCCTTGACCTATCAAGAAATCATTTGTCTGGAAAAATTCCTCCTACACTTTCCAATATTGATCGTCTTGCCGTGTTAGATTTATCAAACAACCATTTCAGTGGAAGAATTCCATGGGGAAGGCAGTTGCAAACCTTTGATGCCTCTAGTTTTGAAGGAAATGTTGATCTTTGTGGGAAACCGCTTGAAGAAATTTGTCCAGGAGATGAGGCAGTGACAAAGTCTAAAGGAGAAGAAGTCGATGATGAAAATGATAAGTCAGTTTTGTATGGAACACTATACATGAGCTTGGGGATAGGATTCTTCACAGGATTTTGGGGCTTATTAGGTTCATTACTACTTTGGCAACAATGGAGAATTGCATATTTGAGGTTCTTGAACAGACTAATAGACTATATACTTTTAATGATTGCATTGAACATAGTAAAGTGCCAAAGGAGGCTCAAAGACTAGTAACAggtacataattataataacgtCTTTCTTTGAATTTCATAATATGTATTTCTCTGCTTCAGTTACGAAAATCAATAACTAGTTTTAATATTGAAAGGGAGAATGCCTTTCTAAAAAGGAACGTAGATATTGGCTTGGGATGAATGTAACAGtcagaatttaattatttaattctttatcCCAGCTAATTGTAGCACCTCAAgtattttctttaattgtttGTCTCTCTCAGCTACAGATTTATTTTGATCAATTCTATTGAACATTGATATATCCTATGCTACAAAAGTCATGAATTTTAGCACAAAAGTTGCAGTTTACAGTGATTTATTTGGAAACTTCGTTCTGAGATGAAAGCATGATGGATTACTAGGAGTGTAACATTTGAAGCGTTGAAGTTGGTAGTGACAAGTTCTATTTCAAAGTAGTTATTTGAAAAATCAATGTTTGATGAAACTTAATGGTTTGCATTCCATCTAGTGAAGGAGGCTTGATTTATtcagaaaaggaaaatattttcttgaaacATTCCAAATTTTAAATCAAGATAATAGATTGCTCTACTTTCAAGCATTAAGCTTACACTAAAACGTTGGAAAcaacatatatttatagatatatgaATCAAAGAATTACAAGATCATTTAATGGAAATTAACTAGTGATGGTAAGAAGGATAATTCATTGAGTAGAATGAGAAAAAGAGAATAAGAGAACTTAAAGTATATTAGTTAATGTTGTAATGAGTCAGCTGATGCTATCTCTGTTGTCTTCTATTTATTATAGT is a window of Vigna unguiculata cultivar IT97K-499-35 chromosome 4, ASM411807v1, whole genome shotgun sequence DNA encoding:
- the LOC114180784 gene encoding receptor-like protein EIX2 → MATLDLSDNQINGELPDCWKSVNRLLFLDLSNNLLSGTIPISVGTLVKLEALVLRNNSLMGELPSSLKNCSNLIMLDVSENMLSGPIPSWVGERMLQLTILIMRGNHLSGNLPFHLCYLKRIQLLDLSQNKFSEGIPTCVERSFKHPELILQSIDLSCNNFTDSLDLSRNHLSGKIPPTLSNIDRLAVLDLSNNHFSGRIPWGRQLQTFDASSFEGNVDLCGKPLEEICPGDEAVTKSKGEEVDDENDKSVLYGTLYMSLGIGFFTGFWGLLGSLLLWQQWRIAYLRFLNRLIDYILLMIALNIVKCQRRLKD